From Chitinivibrionales bacterium, the proteins below share one genomic window:
- a CDS encoding glutamine--tRNA ligase/YqeY domain fusion protein, producing the protein MLEANKTNPESNSPNPESEKPSNFIREIVKEDLASGKVKKVVTRFPPEPNGYLHIGHAKAISIDFGMAMEFGGECHLRYDDTNPSREEQEYIESIQRDVKWLGYDWGKHLYYASDYFDKMHEWAVHMIKTGKAYVCDLTADQLREYRGTLTQPGKESPYRNRTIAENLDLFERMRKGEFPDGSRTLRAKIDMASPNVNMRDPAMYRILKVPHHRQGDKWNIYPMYDWAHGLEDSIEGITHSLCSLEFEDHRPLYNWFLDQAPVPCHPRQIEFARLNLTYTVMSKRKLLQLVQEGFVSGWDDPRMPTISGMRRRGYTPEAIRNFCERIGVAKRDSMVDVALLEHCVREDLNKRAPRAMAVVNPLKVIIDNYPDGKTEEIDAVNNPEDPSMGSRKVPFSKVLCIEKEDFMENPPKKFYRLSPGREVRLRYAYFITCTSVEKNAAGEVTALHCTYDPATRGGAAPDGRSPKSTMHWVSEQHAISGELRLYEYLLTKEDPADVPEGSDFKALINPNSLKVVKDAMLEPGLANVKPGDKCQFERVGYFCADSVDSKPGRPVFNRTVGLKDTWAKVQKKMK; encoded by the coding sequence ATGTTAGAAGCAAACAAAACAAATCCAGAATCAAATTCACCGAACCCCGAATCCGAAAAACCGTCAAACTTCATCCGCGAAATCGTCAAGGAAGACCTCGCTTCGGGCAAGGTCAAGAAGGTCGTGACGCGGTTCCCGCCGGAACCGAACGGCTATTTACACATCGGACACGCAAAGGCCATCAGCATCGATTTCGGCATGGCAATGGAGTTCGGCGGCGAATGCCACCTGCGCTACGACGACACCAACCCGAGTAGGGAGGAGCAGGAATACATCGAGTCTATCCAGCGCGACGTGAAATGGCTTGGCTACGACTGGGGAAAACACCTGTACTACGCCTCTGACTACTTTGACAAGATGCACGAATGGGCCGTGCACATGATCAAGACCGGAAAGGCATATGTGTGCGATTTGACGGCCGACCAGCTCAGGGAGTACCGCGGCACGCTCACGCAGCCGGGAAAAGAAAGCCCATACCGCAACCGCACCATTGCCGAAAACCTCGACCTGTTCGAGCGCATGCGTAAAGGCGAGTTTCCCGACGGTTCGCGCACGCTGCGCGCGAAAATAGACATGGCGTCGCCGAACGTGAACATGCGCGATCCCGCCATGTACCGAATTCTCAAAGTCCCGCACCACCGCCAGGGCGACAAATGGAACATCTATCCCATGTACGACTGGGCGCACGGCCTCGAGGATTCAATCGAAGGCATCACGCATTCGCTGTGCTCGCTCGAATTCGAAGACCACCGGCCGCTGTACAATTGGTTCCTTGACCAGGCGCCGGTGCCGTGCCATCCGCGGCAGATCGAGTTTGCGCGTCTCAACCTCACCTACACGGTCATGAGCAAGCGCAAGCTGCTCCAGCTCGTGCAGGAAGGCTTCGTGTCGGGCTGGGACGATCCGCGCATGCCCACGATCTCCGGCATGCGACGGCGCGGCTACACGCCCGAAGCCATCCGCAATTTCTGCGAGCGGATCGGCGTTGCCAAACGCGACAGCATGGTGGACGTTGCCCTGCTCGAGCACTGCGTGCGCGAAGACCTCAACAAGCGCGCACCGCGCGCCATGGCGGTGGTCAACCCGCTCAAGGTCATCATCGACAACTATCCCGACGGAAAGACCGAGGAAATCGACGCCGTGAACAACCCGGAAGACCCGTCCATGGGCAGCCGCAAGGTGCCCTTCTCAAAAGTGCTGTGCATCGAAAAAGAAGATTTCATGGAAAATCCGCCAAAAAAGTTCTACCGGCTCTCGCCGGGCAGGGAAGTACGGCTCCGTTATGCCTATTTCATCACGTGCACGAGCGTGGAGAAAAACGCGGCGGGCGAGGTGACCGCATTGCACTGCACCTACGACCCGGCAACGCGCGGCGGCGCGGCGCCCGACGGAAGGTCGCCAAAGTCAACCATGCACTGGGTATCGGAACAGCACGCAATTTCAGGTGAATTGAGGCTGTATGAATATTTGCTGACAAAAGAAGATCCGGCAGATGTTCCGGAGGGCAGCGACTTCAAGGCGCTCATCAACCCGAATTCGCTCAAGGTGGTGAAGGACGCGATGCTGGAGCCCGGACTTGCGAATGTCAAGCCAGGCGACAAATGCCAGTTCGAGCGGGTGGGATATTTCTGCGCGGATTCGGTGGACAGCAAGCCGGGGAGGCCGGTGTTCAACAGGACGGTGGGGTTGAAGGATACGTGGGCGAAGGTGCAGAAAAAGATGAAATAG
- a CDS encoding energy-coupling factor transporter transmembrane component T: MSVFLYIKKNTFLHRLDPRTKILMLAVLFLTAALIADIVWLLALLACMAALFIAAKSLGNIARMGVLFMMIAAATFVLWALFYRISGANAYAYAAAMSIRFVDLLCAGLLYLSITSLEEVSAGLMLLGVPYPIAFALSLSFRLVIVFIDTGFTIVEAQKVRGNNAAEGSLVKRIKAYAPLLVPLILTGIKKAETLTAALESKGFSPKNKIDMRERYGMKAADWIVAVACAALAGAVTVMKVKGMI; this comes from the coding sequence ATGAGCGTCTTCTTATACATAAAAAAGAACACGTTCCTCCACCGGCTCGATCCCAGGACTAAAATCCTGATGCTCGCCGTTCTTTTTCTGACCGCGGCCTTGATTGCCGATATTGTTTGGCTGCTTGCGCTTCTCGCCTGCATGGCGGCGCTTTTTATCGCGGCGAAAAGCCTCGGGAACATCGCTCGGATGGGCGTTTTGTTCATGATGATTGCAGCCGCCACGTTTGTGCTCTGGGCGCTTTTCTACCGCATCAGCGGCGCCAACGCCTACGCGTATGCGGCGGCGATGAGCATTCGGTTCGTCGATCTGCTCTGCGCGGGGCTGCTGTATCTTTCAATCACCTCGCTCGAAGAAGTCTCGGCAGGGCTCATGCTGCTCGGCGTTCCCTATCCCATCGCGTTTGCCCTTTCTCTTTCGTTCAGGCTCGTCATCGTCTTTATCGACACCGGGTTCACCATCGTGGAGGCGCAGAAGGTCCGCGGCAACAACGCGGCTGAGGGTTCCCTTGTCAAAAGGATAAAAGCCTATGCTCCCCTCCTGGTCCCGCTGATACTCACGGGCATCAAGAAGGCCGAGACGCTCACGGCTGCGCTGGAATCAAAGGGGTTCTCCCCGAAGAATAAGATCGACATGAGGGAACGGTACGGGATGAAGGCCGCGGATTGGATCGTCGCCGTAGCCTGCGCGGCGCTGGCAGGCGCGGTGACGGTGATGAAAGTAAAGGGAATGATTTGA
- a CDS encoding PilZ domain-containing protein, whose protein sequence is MPHKESMYERRKHARLPIERPPFPVSFRCNGGHLSAFVEDISASGAKLRISEAGDHIPFLVQGEFTYTFHTALGPTQCKARTVWVQRKGVDFFWGVEFIRLDSNDSNPLNVIIKDLNTQAM, encoded by the coding sequence ATGCCTCACAAAGAATCAATGTACGAGCGCCGTAAACATGCGCGCCTTCCCATCGAACGGCCCCCGTTTCCCGTGTCGTTCAGGTGCAACGGCGGCCACCTGTCGGCGTTTGTCGAGGACATATCGGCGTCAGGAGCAAAGCTGCGCATTTCGGAAGCAGGGGACCATATCCCGTTTCTGGTGCAGGGCGAGTTCACCTACACCTTCCATACCGCGCTGGGCCCCACCCAATGCAAGGCGCGCACCGTGTGGGTCCAGCGCAAAGGCGTGGATTTTTTCTGGGGCGTTGAATTCATACGGCTCGATTCCAACGACAGCAATCCGCTTAACGTCATCATCAAAGACCTCAATACCCAGGCGATGTGA
- the gltX gene encoding glutamate--tRNA ligase — protein sequence MSFPVRVRFAPSPTGYLHVGGARTALFNYLFAKHTNGTFILRIEDTDRNRFVEGALREIYGSLKWLGLTWDEGPEAGGNFGPYVQSERLDLYKKNAQALLDKSLAYPCFCTPQRLEEVRKEREKAKMLTSYDRHCRDLSKEEIQKNLDENKPFVVRLKIPHDRNIVFTDMIRGSIEYKSEVLDDFVLLKSDGYPTYHLANVVDDHEMEISHVLRGDDWIASTPRHILLYEALGWTPPLFAHMPVILDPSGGKLSKRKGAASVMDYKNAGILPDALFNFLALLGWAPGGGDEREKMTREEIIQAFSLEKISPKGAVLDEKKLDWMNGQYLAESSAESLAPEAFRLWKEKGMVPADKPATDPYLLSVINLLKVRSKRLTELVDNSTYFFKDPETYEEKAAKKYFTPQSAAVLTSLVDKLVPAEPFSKDALDALYHKFAADSGTQIGELVHPSRLAISGASFGPGLFEMMETLGKDVVLRRMKRAIEKIK from the coding sequence ATGTCATTCCCTGTTCGTGTCAGATTCGCCCCTTCTCCCACCGGCTATCTCCACGTCGGCGGCGCAAGAACCGCGTTGTTCAATTATCTCTTTGCTAAACACACCAACGGGACTTTTATCCTGCGTATTGAAGACACCGACAGAAACCGCTTCGTTGAAGGCGCCCTCAGGGAAATTTATGGCAGTTTAAAATGGCTCGGTCTTACTTGGGATGAAGGGCCAGAGGCCGGCGGGAATTTTGGACCCTACGTTCAATCGGAGCGTCTGGATTTATATAAAAAAAACGCTCAGGCCCTGTTGGACAAAAGTCTCGCTTACCCGTGTTTTTGCACGCCACAGAGACTCGAAGAAGTCCGCAAGGAGCGGGAAAAAGCCAAGATGCTCACAAGCTACGACAGGCATTGCAGGGATCTTTCCAAAGAGGAAATACAAAAGAACCTTGATGAGAATAAGCCGTTTGTTGTCAGGCTTAAGATACCACATGATAGAAATATTGTATTTACAGATATGATAAGGGGTTCCATTGAGTATAAAAGCGAGGTTCTTGATGACTTTGTCCTGCTCAAGTCAGACGGCTATCCCACATACCATCTGGCCAACGTCGTTGACGACCATGAAATGGAAATCTCGCATGTGCTGCGCGGCGACGATTGGATAGCGTCAACCCCGCGCCATATTCTTCTGTACGAAGCGTTGGGGTGGACGCCGCCGCTGTTCGCACACATGCCCGTGATCCTCGATCCGTCGGGCGGCAAGCTGTCGAAGCGCAAAGGCGCTGCCTCGGTCATGGATTACAAGAATGCCGGAATCCTTCCCGACGCGCTCTTCAATTTCCTCGCGCTGCTGGGCTGGGCGCCGGGCGGGGGCGATGAGCGGGAAAAAATGACGCGGGAAGAGATCATTCAGGCGTTTTCCCTTGAAAAGATATCTCCAAAAGGCGCCGTACTTGATGAAAAGAAATTGGATTGGATGAACGGCCAGTATCTTGCCGAATCGAGCGCGGAATCGCTTGCTCCGGAGGCTTTCAGGTTGTGGAAGGAAAAAGGAATGGTGCCCGCTGACAAACCCGCAACCGATCCCTATTTACTTTCGGTGATAAACCTCCTCAAGGTCAGATCGAAACGGCTGACCGAGCTTGTGGACAATTCCACCTACTTTTTTAAAGATCCGGAAACTTACGAAGAAAAGGCTGCGAAAAAGTATTTTACTCCGCAATCCGCGGCCGTGTTAACATCATTGGTTGACAAGCTTGTGCCGGCAGAACCTTTTTCAAAAGATGCTCTCGATGCCTTGTATCACAAATTCGCGGCTGACTCGGGCACGCAAATAGGGGAGCTGGTGCATCCGTCAAGACTGGCGATCAGCGGAGCAAGTTTCGGGCCTGGGTTGTTTGAGATGATGGAGACTCTGGGCAAGGATGTAGTTTTAAGAAGGATGAAAAGGGCGATAGAAAAAATAAAATAA